ATAATTATTCGGATAATCCATTTAATATTCAGCATGCAAAGTGCTACTATAATTGAAATATCTTCGAGAAGATTTTGTGATACAATATACAAAAACTCAAACATGAGTAATCCATTTCATATAGAACCATGCAGATGAAGGGATTAAGACAAGAACGGATGGGGGAAAACGTAAGATGTCTACACCTACTGGATTTATGGAATACAAACGGCAGCTGCCTGCGGACCGCCAACCAGCGGAGCGGGTTAAGGATTGGGAAGAGTTTCATAAACATATGGCTGAAGAAGAGCTCAGAACACAAGGTGCACGATGCATGGATTGTGGTACCCCGTATTGCCATACAGGTATAGATATGACTGGCGGAACGTCGGGCTGCCCTGTGCATAACCTGATTCCAGAATGGAATAATCTGGTGTATCGTGGTTTGTGGAGAGAAGCGCTTGACCGTCTGCACAAAACGAATAATTTCCCTGAGTTTACAGGTCGTGTCTGTCCTGCTCCTTGTGAAGGGTCATGTACAGTGGGACTGATCGGTGAACCTGTAACCATCAAAACGATTGAAGAAGCGATTATTGAAAAGGGTTTTGAAGAAGGATGGGTGGTTCCCCAGCCTCCGGAGAAACGTACGGGTAAACGTGTAGCAGTTGTAGGTTCAGGTCCTGCGGGACTGGCTACTGCAGCTCAGTTGAACAAAGCGGGTCACTCAGTGACGGTATACGAGCGCTCTGACCGTGTCGGCGGTTTGCTGATGTATGGTATCCCTACCATGAAATTGGACAAAAACGTCGTTCAGCGTCGTGTTGATTTATTGGAAGCAGAAGGCATTCAATTTGTAACTAACACGGAGATCGGTAAAGATATTGCTGCGCAGCAACTGGTGGATGATTATGATGCGGTTGTTCTGTGTGGCGGTGCAACCAAACCACGTGAGTTCAACATTGAAGGCAGTGACTTGAAAGGCGTACACTACGCGATGGATTTCCTGAATGGCAGTATCAAAAGTTACCTGGACTCCAATCTGGAGGATGGAAACTATCTGTCCGCACAGGACAAGGATGTTATCGTCATCGGTGGCGGGGATACTGGTTCCGACTGTGTAGCTACATCGCTTCGCCATGGTTGTCGAAGCATTACACAATTTGGTACACATACTCAGGCTCCTATGGAACGTGATCGCATTAATAACCCTTGGCCGCAATTCCCGAACGTATATACTCTTGATTATGCACAGGAAGAAGCGAAAGCATTGTTCGGTGACGATCCGCGTGAGTTCTCCATCATGACAACCAAATTTGTGGGTGACGATGAGGGTAACCTCAAAGAACTTCACACCGTTCAAATTGAACGTATTGTAGATGAGACAGGACGTAAAATCTATCAGCCTATTCCGGGTACAGAGCGCGTCTTCCCAGCTCAAATGGCCATGATTGCTATCGGTTTTGACGGACCGGAACAGACTTTGGTGGAACAACTTGGACTTGCAACAGACCGTCGTACCAACGTTAAGGCACGTTACGGCAAATACAATACCAATGTGGATAAAGTATTTGCAGCAGGTGACATGCGTCGTGGTCAAAGTCTGGTTGTATGGGCAATTAATGAAGGTCGTGAAGCTGCCCGTGAAGTGGACAAATACTTGATGGGTTCTACAGTTCTCGTATAATGAGTTAATGAGCGACAAGTGGATATGTATTTGCAATTATGAATAGAATATATAACTGATACAACAAAACTCTCGCAATTAGCGGGGGTTTTTTGTTGTTTTATGAGATCCAGAGACGTTCAGCAACAATTATTTTAGACAACTGTGAGGTATAGCATTGCTTTTTATCTCATAAAGATTTATTATTACATTATAATTATTATAAATAAGAAATGTAATGACACTTCATTGAAAACTACACGAATTGTGAAATTATAATATCCGGAGGTGCAATCTTTATGGCAAGTAACCGGGACAAATCCATTTCAGAACAGATTAATGACATTAAAAAACAGTTGGTTGCAAAAGGTTATAAGCTGACGCAGCAACGAGAAGTTACGGTACGTGTGCTACTTGAGCATGAGAAGGATCATTTTAGCGCAGAGGAAGTATTTCTGCTGGTCAAGGAACAATTCCCCGAGATTGGCTTGGCTACAGTATATCGTACGCTTGAACTGCTTAGTGATCTTCAGGTCGTAGAAAAGATAAACTTTGGGGACGGTGCTGCGCGCTTCGACTTGCGAAGTACGGATGGCTCACACCACCATCATCACTTGATTTGCACAGAGTGTGGCACTGTAGAAGAGATTATGGAGGATGGCTTGCTTCGTTTGGAACAACAAATTGAGCGGCAGTACGGATTTGCGGTTACAGACCATCGGCTTGATTTTCAGGGCGTATGCAAAGAGTGCAGAGCAAAGCAGGCTTTGAATGAACAGGCAGCAGGGTAAATCCAATTGGGGAGGATGCTCCCGCAACCAAAATCTGATATAATAAGTTTCAGAAGCAAGGGGCTTCCGTGGGCGGAAGGCCCCTTTTTGCCGTCATGTGGACGGTGAAGGAGGAGAGATGGACGGATGAAGACACTGGTTATTGCGGAAAAGCCCGACATGGGCCGAACCATTGCCGCCGTCATAGAACCAAGAGCCAAGAACAATCGCAATTATTTGGAAGGTGAGCATTACATTATCACCTGGGCGATTGGCCATCTATTGGGACTTGCTGAACCGGATGCCTATGATTCAAAGTACAAGCGCTGGAATATCGGCGATCTGCCGATCATTCCGGATCAGTTCAAGATTGTACCCAACCCCAGAACGAAAGATCAACTGAAAATGATCGGAGAACTTGCGAAAAGAGCCTCGGCCATCGTTAATGCTTGTGATGCAGGGCGAGAGGGACAGTATATTTTTGCCTTAATTCAACAGCAGTTGAAGCTGCCTCAGCCTGTCAAACGTCTCTGGATATCGGATCTGACCGCAGAGAGTATTAAACGTGGTTTTGACGGTTTGAAAGACGCCTCGGAATTTGAGAATTTGACCCATGCTGCCCGGGCTCGTAGTGAAGCGGATTGGTTGATTGGCATGAATGCGTCCCGGGCTTTCACTACACGACATAATGCCTTGCTCTCTGTAGGCCGGGTGCAGACCCCGGTACTGGCCTTGATCTATGATCGGGAAATGGAGATTGAAGCGTTCCAGTCCCAGACCTTTTATGAAGTAGCCGCATGGTTTCGTCAGGAAGGAGTGGAGTACAGGGGATTACGTCAAGGAGACAAGCTGACCGACCCCGCCGTGGCTGAATCGATTGCGACCAGTGTGAAGGGGAAGAAGGGACAGATTACCAAGTACGAAGCAAAACAGACCAAGGAGTATCCATACCGGTTGTATGATCTGACCCTTTTGCAGCGTGAAGCAAATGCCAAGTATGGATATGGGGCGAAGAAAACGTTGGATATTGCACAGGCGCTTTATGAGAAACATAAGGTGATCTCTTA
Above is a window of Paenibacillus sp. E222 DNA encoding:
- a CDS encoding glutamate synthase subunit beta, translated to MSTPTGFMEYKRQLPADRQPAERVKDWEEFHKHMAEEELRTQGARCMDCGTPYCHTGIDMTGGTSGCPVHNLIPEWNNLVYRGLWREALDRLHKTNNFPEFTGRVCPAPCEGSCTVGLIGEPVTIKTIEEAIIEKGFEEGWVVPQPPEKRTGKRVAVVGSGPAGLATAAQLNKAGHSVTVYERSDRVGGLLMYGIPTMKLDKNVVQRRVDLLEAEGIQFVTNTEIGKDIAAQQLVDDYDAVVLCGGATKPREFNIEGSDLKGVHYAMDFLNGSIKSYLDSNLEDGNYLSAQDKDVIVIGGGDTGSDCVATSLRHGCRSITQFGTHTQAPMERDRINNPWPQFPNVYTLDYAQEEAKALFGDDPREFSIMTTKFVGDDEGNLKELHTVQIERIVDETGRKIYQPIPGTERVFPAQMAMIAIGFDGPEQTLVEQLGLATDRRTNVKARYGKYNTNVDKVFAAGDMRRGQSLVVWAINEGREAAREVDKYLMGSTVLV
- a CDS encoding Fur family transcriptional regulator codes for the protein MSEQINDIKKQLVAKGYKLTQQREVTVRVLLEHEKDHFSAEEVFLLVKEQFPEIGLATVYRTLELLSDLQVVEKINFGDGAARFDLRSTDGSHHHHHLICTECGTVEEIMEDGLLRLEQQIERQYGFAVTDHRLDFQGVCKECRAKQALNEQAAG